The genomic interval CTGCAAATACTTCTGAACTTGCTTCAACTGGTTATGAAATATTAGATTCTGTAAGTACCGTAAAAAATAAAATGGTTAAAAGTAGCGGCTCTACCAAAGGATTAATCGAAATCACAAGAGAACAATCACACAGTGCAGCCCAAAATATTGCAATAGCTGAAACCATTGTTCAAATTGCTAGCAAATTGAACACCACCGTAAATGTATAAATAGTTGTATCCTATCGCTCTGGTCGGCGACTAACCTTTTCCTCTCCCGGCCCTACTCATCAGGCAGAAATCCTTAAATTGCACTTTCTACCCCACAATCTGATAACGCGTATGTGGCCAACTCTAATACAGGTAAGTTTAATTATGCTGGCTGTCGATATGTGAATATGATTTCCCAAAATCACAAGGTATTTTATGATAGTAGGGACGAGGCCATTAATGCGGGGGTTGTGCCTTGTAAGGTTTGTAGGCCGTAAAGTTGATAATTGCTTTTAATAGAAAAGACACAGCACTGTTCCATTAATGGATAGGCTGTGTCTTTATTTTATATTTAAAAAGCTTATTTAGGAACACGTTCAGGATAAATATAGCCTTTAAAGTTAAAACCATCTCCTGGATTTGCTAACCAACTATAGGAAATTTTTTGTTCACTAGGCTCACCGTCTTTGTCAATATAAGTTCCTTTAAAACCCCAAGTGTATACTTCTCTTACAATCCAAGCTCTTGCAAAATGTGAACTGTCATTGACGGTTATTGCAAGAGCACCTACTTTAGCATAGCTAGGTAGTGATCTAACAACCCAACCTTTATCTATCGCATCTGGTACCCAATCTGTAATACTCGGCCCACAGTTTTGCTTTGAATTACCATGAAGCCAATCCATTCCATGGCCAGGAGCCGTTTTGTCAAATTCTTGAATAAAATAGGTTACCCACCAGTCAATAGGCCATCCTTTATAGGTTTGTTCTGACGTTGCTCTGAAATTGCTATTCAAATATTTTGCAGAGCAAGTAGCTGGTAAGAAAGCCATATTGCTTAAAAAAGCAATCGTTAAAAGTGCGCCTAGTTTGATAACTAATGATTTTTTCATATTTGTACATCCTTTCTAATTGTTTAATGCATGAAGTGTAACATTACACACAAATGTGAAGAAGGTTTAATTATCTTATCATAATATAAAACTTCAATAGATACATCCATCTAAATATATAGATAGATGATATATATATTTAAATTTAGTTAGCAATCGGCTCAGTTGTGGCAATCAGGCAAAGGCCAGTGTCAGTTGTATATGCTGTGGTTGTCGTAGGCATGTAATGAACGGTTTTGGTTATAGAGTAGATCATTACGGGCTCTTTTAAATCCTAAAATTTCTAAAGACAAAGTTTGTGCAGGCTCTCTCTCTTGCTCCCAGCTCTAC from Pelosinus sp. IPA-1 carries:
- a CDS encoding Ada metal-binding domain-containing protein; translated protein: MANSNTGKFNYAGCRYVNMISQNHKVFYDSRDEAINAGVVPCKVCRP